Proteins from a genomic interval of Stenotrophomonas maltophilia:
- the hutI gene encoding imidazolonepropionase — protein sequence MHVDTLWSNVHLITLDGEGLGVIRDGVLACADGRIVHVGAAGSDTHLRPTTRIDGEGRWISPGLIDCHTHLVYAGNRANEFEQRLQGVSYADIARAGGGIVSTVRATRAATPEQLASESRPRLLAMRAEGVTTIEIKSGYGLTLADERKQLQVARALGEECRVNVVTTFLGAHAIPPGREAQEYTDEVCEVMIPAIAAEGLAEAVDVFCENIAFSPAQARQVFEAARANGLAVKIHAEQLSNQHGAELAAGFGALSADHIEHLDDAGIAAMAAAGTVAVLLPGAFYFTRDTTLPPIAALRAAGVSLALATDSNPGTSPLTSPLLAMNMGATLFRLTVDECIAGFTREAARALGHGERIGRLAVGLDCDLAIWDIDAPADLVYRIGFNPLHARVVRGQPDLPASWSNT from the coding sequence ATGCACGTCGATACCCTCTGGTCCAACGTTCACCTGATCACCCTCGATGGCGAGGGCCTGGGTGTCATCCGCGATGGCGTACTGGCCTGCGCGGACGGGCGCATCGTCCACGTCGGTGCCGCCGGCAGCGATACCCACCTGCGGCCGACCACCCGCATCGACGGCGAAGGCCGCTGGATCTCGCCGGGCCTGATCGACTGCCACACCCACCTGGTCTACGCCGGCAACCGCGCCAACGAATTCGAGCAACGCCTCCAGGGCGTCAGCTACGCCGACATCGCCCGCGCCGGCGGCGGCATCGTCTCCACCGTGCGCGCCACCCGCGCCGCCACGCCCGAGCAGCTGGCCAGCGAAAGCCGCCCGCGCCTGCTGGCGATGCGCGCCGAAGGTGTGACCACGATCGAGATCAAGTCCGGCTACGGCCTGACCCTGGCCGACGAGCGCAAGCAGCTGCAGGTCGCACGCGCACTGGGCGAGGAATGCCGGGTCAACGTGGTCACCACCTTTCTTGGCGCACACGCGATTCCGCCCGGCCGCGAGGCGCAGGAATACACCGATGAGGTGTGCGAGGTGATGATTCCGGCCATCGCCGCCGAAGGCCTGGCCGAAGCGGTGGATGTGTTCTGCGAGAACATCGCGTTTTCCCCGGCGCAGGCGCGGCAGGTGTTCGAGGCTGCGCGTGCGAACGGGCTGGCCGTGAAGATCCACGCCGAACAGCTGAGCAACCAGCACGGCGCCGAACTGGCCGCCGGTTTCGGCGCGCTGTCGGCCGACCATATCGAACATCTGGATGACGCCGGCATCGCCGCGATGGCCGCCGCCGGCACCGTCGCCGTGCTGCTGCCGGGCGCCTTCTATTTCACCCGCGATACCACCCTGCCGCCGATCGCTGCATTGCGCGCGGCCGGCGTGTCGCTGGCATTGGCCACCGACAGCAACCCGGGCACCTCGCCGCTGACCAGCCCGCTGCTGGCGATGAACATGGGTGCCACCCTGTTCCGCCTGACCGTGGATGAATGCATCGCCGGCTTCACCCGTGAAGCGGCGCGCGCGCTTGGCCATGGCGAGCGCATCGGCCGCCTCGCCGTCGGCCTGGACTGCGACCTGGCGATCTGGGACATCGATGCCCCCGCCGACCTGGTCTATCGCATTGGATTCAACCCGCTGCACGCGCGCGTGGTGCGCGGACAGCCCGACCTGCCTGCCTCCTGGAGCAACACATGA
- the hutC gene encoding histidine utilization repressor: MKASKSATLNQRIRSDLESRILSGEWAPGFRIPYEHELMEQYGCSRMTVNKVLTALAESGMIERRRRAGSFVARQPPHLEQVALEIPDIAMEVGSRGHQYAYRLLQRELRLADAGNAGEVELAGQENLLAMRCLHLADGRPLALEHRLISPVGVPEVLEVDFSTTAPGTWLLQNVSWTRAQHRISAWGADTATAKLLDVKPGTACLVIERLTWRGEQPITRVRQVFLGDAWDLVARFAPGAR, translated from the coding sequence GTGAAGGCCAGCAAGTCCGCCACGCTCAACCAGCGTATCCGCAGCGATCTGGAAAGCCGCATCCTCAGCGGAGAGTGGGCGCCGGGCTTCCGTATTCCCTACGAGCACGAGCTGATGGAACAGTACGGCTGCTCGCGGATGACGGTGAACAAGGTGCTGACCGCGCTGGCCGAGAGCGGCATGATCGAACGCCGCCGTCGCGCCGGTTCCTTCGTGGCGCGGCAGCCGCCGCACCTGGAGCAGGTGGCGCTGGAGATTCCGGATATCGCGATGGAGGTCGGTTCACGCGGCCATCAGTACGCCTATCGCCTGCTGCAGCGCGAGCTGCGGCTGGCCGATGCCGGCAATGCTGGCGAAGTCGAGCTGGCCGGGCAGGAGAACCTGCTGGCGATGCGCTGCCTGCACCTGGCCGATGGTCGCCCGCTGGCACTGGAGCATCGGCTGATCAGCCCGGTGGGCGTACCCGAGGTGCTGGAGGTCGATTTCAGTACCACCGCGCCGGGCACCTGGCTGCTGCAGAACGTGTCGTGGACCCGTGCCCAGCACCGCATCAGTGCCTGGGGCGCGGATACCGCCACCGCCAAGCTGCTGGACGTGAAGCCCGGAACCGCCTGTCTGGTGATCGAGCGCTTGACCTGGCGCGGCGAACAGCCGATCACCCGCGTGCGCCAGGTGTTCCTCGGCGATGCCTGGGACCTGGTTGCGCGCTTCGCGCCGGGCGCGCGGTAG
- the hutH gene encoding histidine ammonia-lyase → MSNTLVLRPGHVTLAQWRQVYRGVPLALDPAALPVVRASAAAVATIVAKGAPVYGINTGFGKLASVRIEREDLATLQRNIVLSHAAGVGEPMPASVVRLMMALKLVSLAQGASGIREETLLLLEAMLVKGVLPVVPAQGSVGASGDLAPLSHLASVMLGVGEAFMGDQRLPATDALARAGLQPIELGAKEGLALLNGTQFSTAYALAGLFEIETVFQAALVTGALSVEAAKGSDTPFDPRIHAIRGQRGQIATAATLRTLMQGSDIRESHRDNDVRVQDPYCLRCQPQVMGAALDILRQAATTLEIEANGVSDNPLVFTDTGEALSGGNFHAEPVAFAADMLAMAVCEIGSISERRLAMLVDPALSGLPAFLTPRPGLNSGFMIPQVTAAALVSENKQRAYPASVDSIPTSANQEDHVSMAAHGARRLMQMAENAANVIGIELLAAAQGCDFHAPLRSSAALESVRATLRAQVPTLEEDRYFHPDMVTATNLVRSGALAQGLADLLPTVEPQV, encoded by the coding sequence ATGAGCAACACCCTGGTTCTTCGCCCCGGCCATGTCACTCTCGCCCAGTGGCGGCAGGTCTATCGCGGCGTGCCGCTGGCACTGGACCCGGCTGCACTGCCGGTGGTGCGCGCCAGCGCCGCAGCCGTCGCCACCATCGTCGCCAAGGGCGCGCCGGTGTATGGCATCAACACCGGCTTCGGCAAGCTGGCCAGCGTGCGCATCGAGCGCGAGGACCTGGCCACCCTGCAACGCAATATCGTGCTCTCGCACGCTGCCGGCGTGGGCGAACCGATGCCGGCCAGCGTGGTGCGGCTGATGATGGCGCTGAAGCTGGTCAGCCTCGCGCAGGGCGCTTCGGGCATCCGCGAGGAAACCCTGCTGCTGCTGGAAGCGATGCTGGTCAAGGGCGTGCTGCCGGTGGTACCGGCGCAGGGCTCGGTCGGCGCGTCAGGCGACCTCGCGCCGCTCTCGCATCTGGCCAGCGTGATGCTGGGCGTCGGCGAAGCCTTCATGGGTGACCAGCGTCTGCCGGCAACCGACGCACTGGCGCGTGCCGGCCTGCAGCCGATCGAGCTGGGCGCAAAGGAAGGCCTGGCCCTGCTCAACGGCACCCAGTTCTCCACCGCCTATGCACTGGCCGGCCTGTTCGAGATCGAGACCGTGTTCCAGGCGGCGCTGGTCACCGGCGCGCTGTCGGTGGAAGCAGCCAAGGGTTCCGACACACCGTTCGACCCGCGCATCCATGCCATCCGCGGCCAGCGCGGGCAGATCGCCACTGCCGCCACCCTGCGCACCCTGATGCAGGGTTCGGACATCCGCGAATCGCACCGTGACAACGACGTGCGCGTGCAGGACCCGTACTGCCTGCGCTGCCAGCCGCAGGTGATGGGCGCGGCGCTGGACATCCTGCGCCAGGCCGCGACCACGCTGGAAATTGAAGCCAACGGCGTGTCCGACAATCCGCTGGTGTTCACCGATACCGGCGAAGCGCTGTCCGGCGGCAACTTCCACGCCGAGCCGGTGGCCTTCGCGGCCGACATGCTGGCGATGGCGGTGTGCGAGATCGGCTCGATCAGCGAGCGCCGCCTGGCGATGCTGGTGGACCCGGCACTGTCCGGCCTGCCCGCGTTCCTGACCCCGCGCCCTGGCCTGAATTCCGGCTTCATGATTCCGCAGGTGACCGCCGCCGCGCTGGTTTCGGAAAACAAGCAGCGCGCCTACCCGGCCAGTGTTGATTCGATCCCGACCTCGGCCAACCAGGAAGACCATGTGTCGATGGCCGCGCATGGCGCGCGCCGCCTGATGCAGATGGCCGAGAACGCCGCCAACGTGATCGGCATCGAACTGCTGGCCGCTGCGCAGGGCTGCGACTTCCACGCCCCGCTGCGCTCCAGCGCCGCGCTGGAAAGCGTGCGCGCCACTCTGCGTGCGCAGGTGCCGACGCTGGAAGAAGACCGCTACTTCCATCCGGACATGGTGACCGCCACCAATCTGGTGCGCAGTGGCGCGCTGGCGCAGGGCCTGGCCGACCTGCTGCCAACCGTGGAACCGCAGGTATGA
- a CDS encoding formimidoylglutamate deiminase yields the protein MTDSRSLLSFHAAHALLAEGWARDVRLQVQDGRITAISTGQGAQDDDTRVGILVPGLPNLHSHAFQRGMAGLTEIGGGDGDSFWSWRELMYRFLAHLRPDAVQAIAAQAYMEMLESGFTRVGEFHYLHHDADGRAYANRAEMSARIAAAADQTGIGLTLLPVFYAHADFGGAAPNPAQRRLIHDVDGFAQLLDAAKPALAALPDAVLGIAPHSLRAVTGEELSALLPLTDGPVHIHIAEQVREVEACLAWSGQRPVQWLYDHAPVDARWCLVHATHITDDERAAIVASQAVAGLCPITEANLGDGLFPMQAFAREGGHFGVGSDSNVLIDAAEELRLLEYGQRLTLRGRNVLAPDATRSTGRFLFEGALQGGAQALGVAAGLQVGASADLVELDAAHPALQARQDDAWLDSWVFAARNGALRSVWRHGRQCVAEGRHLQREAITTAFAAALRGVLG from the coding sequence ATGACCGATTCGCGTTCCCTGCTCAGTTTCCATGCCGCCCATGCCTTGTTGGCCGAGGGATGGGCCCGCGATGTCCGCCTGCAGGTGCAGGACGGCCGCATCACGGCGATCAGCACGGGGCAGGGCGCGCAGGACGATGACACCCGCGTCGGCATCCTGGTGCCGGGCCTGCCCAACCTGCACAGCCATGCCTTCCAGCGCGGCATGGCCGGGCTGACCGAGATCGGCGGCGGTGACGGTGACAGCTTCTGGAGCTGGCGCGAGCTGATGTACCGCTTCCTGGCCCATCTGCGCCCGGACGCGGTGCAGGCCATCGCCGCCCAGGCCTACATGGAAATGTTGGAAAGCGGCTTCACCCGCGTCGGCGAGTTCCATTACCTGCACCACGACGCCGATGGCCGCGCCTATGCCAACCGCGCCGAGATGAGTGCGCGCATCGCGGCGGCCGCCGACCAGACCGGCATCGGCCTGACCCTGCTGCCGGTGTTCTATGCCCATGCCGATTTCGGCGGGGCAGCGCCGAATCCGGCGCAGCGTCGCCTGATCCACGATGTGGACGGTTTCGCGCAGCTGCTGGATGCCGCGAAGCCGGCATTGGCCGCGCTGCCCGACGCGGTGCTCGGCATCGCGCCACACAGCCTGCGTGCAGTCACCGGCGAGGAACTGAGTGCGTTGCTACCGCTTACCGACGGCCCGGTGCACATCCATATCGCCGAGCAGGTGCGTGAAGTCGAAGCCTGCCTGGCCTGGAGCGGACAGCGCCCGGTGCAGTGGCTGTACGACCATGCACCGGTCGATGCGCGCTGGTGCCTGGTGCATGCCACCCACATCACCGATGACGAGCGTGCGGCCATCGTGGCCAGCCAGGCCGTGGCCGGGCTGTGCCCGATCACCGAAGCCAACCTGGGTGACGGCCTGTTCCCGATGCAGGCGTTCGCGCGCGAGGGCGGGCACTTCGGCGTCGGCTCCGATTCCAATGTGTTGATCGATGCGGCCGAAGAGCTGCGCCTGCTCGAGTACGGTCAGCGGCTCACCCTGCGCGGGCGCAACGTGCTGGCGCCGGATGCCACCCGCAGCACCGGTCGTTTCCTGTTTGAAGGTGCATTGCAGGGTGGCGCACAGGCGCTGGGCGTGGCCGCTGGCCTGCAGGTCGGCGCCAGTGCCGATCTGGTTGAACTGGATGCCGCACACCCGGCGCTGCAGGCGCGGCAGGATGACGCATGGCTTGACAGCTGGGTGTTCGCCGCACGTAATGGCGCGCTGCGATCGGTCTGGCGCCATGGCCGCCAATGTGTGGCCGAGGGCCGCCACCTGCAGCGCGAGGCGATCACCACCGCCTTCGCCGCCGCCCTGCGTGGCGTGCTGGGCTGA